Proteins from a single region of Dictyostelium discoideum AX4 chromosome 5 chromosome, whole genome shotgun sequence:
- the limD1 gene encoding LIM-type zinc finger-containing protein, with the protein MSNLGKCTRCQKTVYSQEGFIAVKVPFHRSCFKCEVCNWQLVLTNYKSINGKVYCANHYPVGGLSVTPEKTHTTSDDLVMKNALNAPRVETVNEQLRGGNEKPQTSTDDLVTKNALNAPKSNLVNNQVRGTSDSAPLTSADDLVTRNALKAPKSDLVNNQVRGTSEMGPQAGIDIVTANALKAPKLETMSGYQKSVQN; encoded by the exons atgtcAAATTTAGGAAAATGTACTAGATGTCAAAAAACTGTTTACTCTCAAGAAGGTTTTATTGCAGTAAAAGTTCCATTCCACCGTTCTTGTTTTAA ATGCGAAGTTTGTAATTGGCAATTAGTTTTaacaaattataaatcaattaatggtaaaGTTTATTGTGCAAATCATTATCCAGTTGGTGGTTTATCAGTTACACCAGAAAAAACACATACAACATCAGATGACCTTGTAATGAAGAATGCTTTGAATGCACCTCGTGTTGAGACAGTAAATGAACAATTAAGAGGTGGAAATGAAAAGCCACAAACCAGTACTGATGATTTAGTTACAAAGAATGCTTTAAATGCACCAAAGAGTAATTTAGTAAATAATCAAGTTAGAGGTACATCAGATTCTGCACCACTCACAAGTGCTGATGATTTAGTTACCAGAAATGCATTAAAAGCACCCAAGAGTGATTTAGTAAATAATCAAGTTAGAGGTACATCAGAAATGGGCCCTCAAGCTGGTATCGACATAGTTACAGCTAATGCGCTCAAAGCACCAAAATTAGAGACAATGTCAGGTTATCAAAAAAGTGTACAAAATTAG
- a CDS encoding acetyl-coA hydrolase: MHKIVQQGSKSLIESRIKRKSLLSKVVTDVSQLIPYFQNGHYVSMGGFAGTGYPKVVPIALADHVEKNGLQGKLKMNLFVGASVGPETEDRWAMLDMIDKRYPHQNGHHIRNGINSGRIRFADQHLSTFASDLLAGYYTLDKPHGSKRTMDIAIVEATEITEDGCIVPGASVGITPEILQMADKIIIEINTSLPSFKGLHDMVKIALPPFSKPYQITRVDDRIGLEAFPVDPEKIIAIVESQLPDNTSVGAPEDETSSAIANNIVQFFIHEIEQGRFPKNLLPLQSGIGSIANAVIGGLSKGPFDNLSVWTEVIQDTFLDFFDNGKLKFASATSLRFSPPGFNRLFNNWENYKSKIILRNQAISNAAELISRVGCIALNTPCEVDIYGHVNSTNTMGSKMLNGLGGSGEFLRNSRISIVHTPSTRPTKTDPHGISCIVPFASHIDHTEHDIDIIVTEQGLADIRGLAPYERAKVIIQNCAHPIYKPILMEYLETSRQICLKNHMGHEPHQLDKAFKFYTNLSEKGTMKIDKW; encoded by the coding sequence ATGCATAAAATTGTTCAACAAGGTagtaaatcattaattgaatcaagaattaaaagaaaatcattattaagtAAAGTTGTTACAGATGTTAGTCAATTGATACCATATTTTCAAAATGGACATTATGTGTCTATGGGTGGATTTGCAGGTACAGGTTATCCAAAGGTAGTACCAATTGCATTGGCAGACCATGTGGAAAAAAATGGATTACAgggtaaattaaaaatgaatttatttgttgGAGCATCAGTTGGACCAGAGACAGAAGATCGTTGGGCAATGTTGGATATGATAGATAAGAGATATCCTCACCAAAATGGACATCACATTCGTAATGGTATAAATAGCGGTAGAATTCGTTTTGCCGATCAACATTTATCGACATTTGCAAGTGATTTATTGGCTGGATATTATACATTGGATAAACCACATGGATCAAAGAGAACAATGGATATAGCAATCGTTGAAGCCACAGAAATCACCGAAGACGGTTGTATAGTACCAGGTGCATCCGTTGGTATCACACCTGAGATCTTACAAATGGCAGATAAAATCATCATTGAGATTAACACCTCATTACCATCGTTCAAAGGGTTGCATGATATGGTGAAAATTGCATTACCTCCATTCTCAAAACCATACCAAATTACCCGTGTCGATGATAGAATTGGTTTGGAAGCATTCCCTGTAGATCCAGAGAAAATCATTGCAATTGTAGAATCCCAGCTACCCGATAATACAAGTGTGGGCGCCCCAGAGGATGAAACCTCCTCTGCTATTGCAAACAATATCGTACAATTTTTCATTCACGAAATTGAACAAGGCCGTTTCCCAAAGAATTTACTCCCACTTCAATCGGGTATTGGTTCAATTGCAAACGCTGTCATTGGAGGTCTTTCCAAAGGTCCATTTGACAATCTCTCAGTTTGGACTGAAGTTATTCAAGACACTTTCTTGGACTTTTTCGATAATGGTAAATTGAAATTCGCTTCAGCAACTTCACTTAGATTCTCCCCACCAGGTTTCAATAGATTATTCAATAATTGggaaaattataaaagtaAAATCATCCTTAGAAATCAGGCCATTTCAAATGCAGCTGAATTAATTTCACGTGTTGGTTGTATCGCTTTAAATACTCCATGTGAAGTTGATATCTATGGTCATGTCAATAGTACCAATACAATGGGTTCAAAAATGTTAAATGGTTTaggtggtagtggtgaaTTCTTAAGAAATTCAAGAATCTCCATTGTTCACACCCCATCAACTCGTCCAACTAAAACTGATCCACATGGTATTAGTTGTATCGTTCCTTTCGCCTCTCATATCGATCATACAGAACACGACATTGATATCATTGTAACCGAGCAAGGTTTAGCTGATATTCGTGGTTTGGCACCTTATGAACGTGCTAAAGTTATCATTCAAAATTGTGCTCATCCAATCTATAAACCAATACTCATGGAATACCTTGAAACTTCTCGTcaaatttgtttaaaaaatcatatgGGACATGAACCACATCAATTAGACAAagcatttaaattttatacaaATTTATCTGAAAAAGGTACTATGAAAATTGACAAgtggtaa